The Apostichopus japonicus isolate 1M-3 chromosome 3, ASM3797524v1, whole genome shotgun sequence region GAGTAAACACTCTCTCAGTTTCACAATCGGTCTTTTCCAAAATTCTATAAATAGAACTAGATTGTTGTTGAGTTTTAGAAATTTTCTGCACCTCTTGAACTTGAGTAGTTTCTTGTATATTAAGTTGAACACGAAATACAAATAATTAGGAATAGCCAAGAGTGCTTGACCCGTGTAAAGATGGTACTGAGATGAGCAATAGATATGTGCTTAGTGACTGTAAACTTGATCGTAACTCCTCTTCACAGAAGTGAAACACCTTCAAATGAATGAACTTTGTGGTGTACGTATTGGGCAATGTTTTATAAGACAAACggcacaaaacgttatcatataATGGccacaattttctgaaaagGTTGCTCGAAAATAGAAGTGATCAGTATAGGTGCAAAATGTGATcacaatatatttatttgttctttcataGATGTAAATTACTTAACTGTAAACTGCGACGGTAAATTCCTTACAGCCTATAGCAACCATTGAAAAAGATCACATGATCATTTTTAAAGTTAGAAGTTAAACCGACTGTTGCAGATTTCCTTGAGGTAAGGAAGCAACTATCTGGTAATGTATATACTCAATTTTACAATGTTTCCTATTCCAGGATTAGGCGTGAATAAAATGAAACTCTGTGACATTATGTTGTGACCATGGCTAAAAATAAGTATACGGTGGAGACAGTCGCTGTGTCCATTTGTAATTACCATGAAACTGTGAGGTGTTGTAAATACGTACTTTGCAATTGAGGGGGCAATGGCAGTGtcgggggtgggtggggaaggTGGTGTACGAATGATCTGAAACTTATGACAATGTTGAAACTTTAAGTTCTTCTGCTACAGCTTTCTCAAAGTTACTCCATTTCCTTGTAAAATGCACACCTCTCGCAAAGTAAAATTGTGCTTTCTGCAGAAAATTGGTAGATATCAGGCTTTGAACACTGATAGGGAATGAGTCTATGATGTATTTGCTGATTTATTGAATAAATTTCCTTGACATTTCCTTAAGTGTGCCCTGTTTTGCTTTGTCACAAACAATTGTGTATATTAAGCTCTTTTTTATCTCCAGTGTGTCACGGCCTACGCTAGGAGCACTGATTCTCAAACACAAGAAAGAGTCTTTCATCAAAACAGATACAAATTTGATAAgaatatcatttattttcataCCGTTGTATACATAAAagtgtgaaaatatttctcctttaatTATAAAAACAGAATTTTCAGCTTCCCATTAGACTAAATACAGTTAGCGCTATATACACTACgtaatcaataatcaatattttCTTAGAGACCTTTAGTTTCAAAACCGTTACAACCGATATCACCAGATATGCCGTCACTGTGATAAGTGGGCAAGCTTAGAACATCACAAGATAAAAGTGGATATTATTAGGTTTATCCAGCTTTTACTGTAACTGTTTCCAGCTTACCACATTAACATTTTAACACTGATGATTTTGctattttctcttctcttatcGTTGTTACAACAAAGATATGTCCTCTGAGGTTTTCTCTTATGAGCCAAGCTTTCCTCTCTTCAACACATGAAAAGCTCTGCAGGTGAAAAAGTTTGGAGGAAGTCCCATAAGATTTGAAATGAGAACATCATAGTTGCAATATTATGAAGGAAAaagaatatttcaatattttgtgtacatggGCCATCAGAGAAACACATCAAGAAAGAACATCCTTGTGTTCTAAGTCTAAcaagtgaaaagaaaatatttaaaaaaaataaattggaCACTGTAATTAACAAATTAATTCTAAGATAAATAACATACACTACCGactattttcatatcaaatgtttATTTGATTTAACAAATCTATTATCATGTGGAGACATGGTTTGATTTGTCTTAAATGCAGTTCAGTGTTAAGGTTGCTAGTTAGATGAAAAGGATCAATCCTCTCTACTTCTTGAATTATAGAAAGCAAGCACCAACAGAACACTTACAAAACACTAACAGCAAGCTGCATAGGAGATGAAACtgtgaaagaagaaattgatgACTAAGAGTGGAGTACCAATAGTGAGATGAACTGGTCTCGTGCTCTTCTAACAAAGATATCTTTTACATTATTGTTCTGTAGGTTGACCCCTATTTATTTCCATTACATTTAGTACTTACCTGTTCCCCTTCATACCCAAAATGTccggggtttttttttcaaatgtgtacaatataaaaattaaactaATAATCATATTGAATTAAGCAATCAACAGAATCATGTTCAAAACATTGCTTGCCTATTAAATACTTGAAAAAAAGTCTAGAAATGTCAATTTTACGTAATGACTTTTACAGAGAACGGTTAACATTAAGAGATTAATGTTACACAGATTATTATCGAAAGGCTTAGATAGTTGCTTTAATAGATATATGCTAGTTGTTATTTATTTGATTCTTATCACAAAGAACTTTATTGACCAGAAAGTAACCAATCAAACATTCGCAGACGTCTGTACACTTGAAAcaaaattttcacttcattacAATCATGGCAAAGATAACTTgtaaatgaagaagaaatgataggaAATTGCTATGTGGCTATGATGAATGAAAACATCTTCTTAAACTGGTTTTTGGAGACCAAAACTATCCTTTGACAGCAAGTCCTTCACAGGACATGTGTTTACATGGATATCTATTTAGAGAATCAACCTGTCTATGAAGATGTTCCAATTATAACAAAATTTCTTAACAGAACATGCAACATTTTTTGGAAATAAAGCTGTTATTCCAGAGTAAAAAACTACTCAATCAGTAACCTATTAAATTGTGTTATGTTATTACAACAATCACACGGCTCTGTTGTTAACTAATAGAAGAAACTTTGAGTTTATattctttttaaataaatttgatgtAATAGTATAGTGTAGAAAGCatgcaagaaatgttttgatatcTCTACATGTATGCTAGTCAAAAGATAAAGTATTACGCTCTTTATACTATTCACACTATTTCACACAGTTTAGCTACCGAAATGGTTTGTACATGACTAGCCCACATTTTATCTCTACAGAGTAGGAGTTCCACTATCTAACCTGCTGAAATGTATTACCGTACCAAACAATCTGTTACAGGGGATCAATGTCCTAAGAAAAACCAAATAGGCTCACCAAAAATAGCAATATACTatggtttatatatattcaacattaTAATAGATATTTTACTTAGCGATTATTATTCCTCAGACTTTTTAGTAACTTTATCCATTAATCGTCTAGCAGGGAATAATTATCCACTACGGCATAGCGAAATGCCACAAAGAATGGGCAACTAGCTATATAAGATGTAACCAGTCACACAGGAATCATTGTATTTCATATAATATCCAATTCGGAGTCTGCAAAACTGCCTCACCAAATTTTGACAGCAAATGAATCCCTGTATTGGGAACCAGCTTCACTTTTGTCCTGCATTTCAAATGACTTGTCATTTCttgttattaactgtttttaatttcatcGATAAATTGATTGATGTATGTTTTCAAAAAGCCACTAACACTTATAAATCGTTTTGTTGTTTACcacaaacaaaaactgttatctTCTTCAATGCATGAACTGAAACCGATATCCTTTATGTGACCAAATTGACAAGAAAAGCCAAAATAAGAAACAGGGCCAATTTTTGAGATAATATATACACAACACCAAAGAAAACAGAACTTTAtattttctcttgttttttttatttcaactaCTCTACAGCTAAAAGTTCTCTTTGTGTAAAATTAATCTGTCTATACCACctacaaataataatatcaacaaaATGGAGACATTACCACAAGAGGAAGCGTGTATGGGTTGGGCGGGGCTGGACAAGCATCTCAACAATAATCCGTAAATGGGCCAAGGTTATTGCAATGTCATCGATTTGTCACGTCTACGCTGGCTTGagccttttactttttcttCGTGAGATCTTCAAATCTTTTGCTGAGTTCGTCAAAGTCCAGATCATCTCCGCCATCGTTGTGATTGGCTGACGGGGAGCCTCTGAAGGCACTGATGGGAGTTCGGGTATCGTGTCGGCTGGTCCAGCTGCTGGAAGGGGTTGGCATTACCCCTCTAGGCGCAGGATGTGGTTTACCTGGGTCCATCGGTTGAGCCTGTGGTGGAGGATCTGTGTTCACGaatgcaaaagaaaataaattcaatatttaatatgaataataGATCAAATTCCTGGTttgtaataaaagaaaatgtgatGAGTTTCCAAATGAcagaaatattcaaatgaaCTATGGCAGtttaaacatttttgaaacCTTAAAAAGGGAATCCTTTTTGTTACACTTTAGGCAGCGCCTCATGgttctaaaaaaaaatcaatttactgatttcattttacCTTCAATGTTCTAAATAATTgtcattttttaatattgaaaCTCAGTAAGGGAAAGGCTCCAATACTTACAGGGAGGATCGTTTGCTGCAAGGGAATACCTCGGAGGATCCTTTGAAGAGAAGAAATTCAAAATAACAGGTGTGATCGAGAGATATACATCAAACTCATGAGATTTCCATAAACCATTTTAATTGTTTAGTCACAATGACAGAGGCTTCAGTAATGAAAGTAATGAAACCGTGCTTGAACAAAAGACCACATAGCAAGATTCCATCTTAGGAAATATCTTTCAATCTTGGGATTCACACCTTACACCAGTTCAAAGGCAACATATAAATGTTGTTACCTACTACCATGAATATCTGTCATAGTAATCTCCATATTTGTCTTATATGTTGATTTTATCTTGTCCAAAAAAAGCGTATCTAACACGACGGTACATACAAAGCAAACAATTCTATAAAAATATTTTGCGAGGAAGTTTTCTGAATTTACTTTCAGACTAAAAACGTTTTCAAGGAGACGACTTAAACCTATTAATAAGTTAATCAAGATGTACTGGGGAAAACCGACAGGCACATTGGAGGGAAACCCAACTgctcctggggggggggggggcagaggcaGCAGGCTgcaaaagcaaaaagaaatgaaatgtcaaaattttTGCAAGGGGTGGAATTGAAGACGGGTAACGAACGTTTGCATGCAATTgggaaacatttaaaaaagtGTTCCTTCCTTTCCCTCAAATCATAAAACCATTTCTTCCTATTCATCACACCATAAAACCATTACTTCCTTTTCCTCAAACAATAAAACCATTCCTTCCTTTTCCTCAATTCATAAAACCATTCCTTCCTTTCCCTCAATTCATTAAACCATTCCTTCTATTTCCTAAAATCATAAAAACCATTCTTTCCTTTCCCTCAAATCATCAGATAAAACCTTCTATCAATGCTTTGGCatgtcttgaaagtgacgagtttagtgtgtaagtcaatggaacaattaattgtagTGCGAGACCTATAGACCCTATAGACCCTATAGTCACGTTCAAGACGTACTAGTTACGCAACTATTTGCGGCCATTCCCCCATACTGCCATACTTATCCAGCTTTGGTTGTGTACGCACGAACATAACACCATACTTACCCTTAGCAAATGAAGCAAAGCTATGTTTATCACTGAGTCTGAACGTTAGACATTTGGTAAATGCAGCCAGCCAATCAATCGTTGCAAACTGTTGCTGATGAAGTTGGAAGGGCACTTTTAAGGGCAAGGGAACGACTTCAACACGATATACCACCAAGCAGTGGTactagcagtagtagtagtaccacAGGCATGGTACCATGTAAACATTGCCCCCAGACCAACCACTTCTCCGTACGAGGTTAAttttaaaacggcttgccattcGACCGATCCTTCAATTCCACTTTAagctaaaatgtattttacttaagaagaattgaattttacttaagtaaattGCAATTGTATCtaaagagaaagatccctaagtcatatacatgtgttgtatgtatttcagatcctcctgcaagcaggaattcgcaaagaagccatcattggcttaccAAAGCCGCAAGcagaccgaagtcagtctcttagatccatatttaacgtccatgattatgaattgtctgttgtcaacaactctgtaactagacgacatacattaatcttggagtgactcgaaatCGTTACCTTATGATTGTTTAgagtttagagtagtagcacctcctaatTAGAGTAGTAGCATCCCCTTTTTAGGGTacgtagtagcacctcctgttttgggtagtagcacctcctgtttagagtaatAGCGCCACCTGTTGTCCTTTTGGCGTTCAATACCTTTTGCGTTTCGTGACTTATTTCTCACTGCGTTGGTTTTAGGCTTCGGAATTCCCCGATTGAGTACTCGTATGACACGTCACATAAATAACGTATTATGCTCCACCAGTGTTTGTCGTAGGAATTATAGTTCTGTACATAGATTGAACGCAGACGACGAATGTCAGGGAAGTGGGGTTAATCTACTCCAGACTATTATTCTGGTCTTTCTGTTCTCTCATACCCGCTGAAGACGTCTACATTATATGATATCCATTCCACAGGCCTGTCAGATAATCGGAATTGTGCTATCAGACACAGGTAGGAATTAAGTGCATTAGCGGTATGCCATTATCCGTTGTTAGTGCAAGCTGCAAAGGGTGTATTTAACGAAGGATAATGTTTCTTCAATTACCGATACGTATATAACAGCTTGATTGCATTATAGGTCTACAGTATTTCACACAATTCTGATCCGTAGCTTAAATTTCAATCACTGATGTTTTAAAAATCCAGTTGGTTGCAAGTGGAGGGTCGTTGATGAACCCTGGTTCTCACTTCCATAAGATCTGTTTTGGCATTCACGTCGATTGGCATTGTCATCAATGTATGTGGCAATCGATATGAGCTGGTTCTCTCAAATGAACTCTAGCAAAGCATGGACATGCACTATTGGAAATATTAAAAGTATGATGTAGCCATTATCAGTTTAGCTGGGAAATGGAAAAACTTTAAATAAGAAATGCTTAGTTGTTTATGTTATTTATCAAACACAGCTAAGTTGCTAGGTTATAAAGAACAGTATCTAAAGAGAATGATCCCCAAGTcatatatgtattgtatgtattttagatcctcctgcaagcaggaattcgcgaagaagccatcattggcttatcaaagccgcaagctgaccgaagtcagtctcttagattcatatttaacgtccatgattatgaattgtcaacaactctgtaactatacgacatacattaatcttggagtgactcgaactcgttaccttatgattgaaaggcaccggcgttgaTTGAAAGGCACATATTCTATGATGCTGTTTACTATACCTAAGTCAACAGGTTTATACACTTGCACACACCAAAAGTACTAAAGTTATACCTTCACTTAACAGAACATATCTTTATCGAGATTTGTATGATCTATAAAGTCGCGAAAAATCCTCATTGCTTTCATCTAAATCGGATATGACACGCCAAAGAAGTCACATTTCCGATCCACTTACAGGATTGAAATGTTCCGATATGTTTTGACTTTTTTACAGACCCCCAAATAATATTCTGTAGACACAGGTTTTGTAAGGGATGCGTAACTCAGCGTTTTAAGAGAACAACGGAAGATGTCCCGGGTGTCAGTTGCATGAATTTACGGAATATTTCTGCTGATAATCCACCCACTAATCCAGTCTTAAAacaatagttatatatatatatatatatatatatatatatatatatatatatatatatatatatatataatatactgtattgtacagtaggttgtacagtactgtaggctactatatactatactgtTCTATAAAAAAGTAATTATTAACCTAATCAGTCCATGACAATACTAACTTGTTATGGTTGTACAGAAGTCGGGCGCGCAGATACCCTATTTGGTGTAATAGGGCAAAGCGTTTTTCTCTTGCCTCCATTTTATGAGTGATAGAATTAAGGTTAAACTAACGCTTGAATCGATGGATTACTTTCCATAACACAATGAAGTATGTACCTTCTGTAACATTTCGAAATTTTGACGAGGGAGGGGGGCAAACAAAGTTTGGTCAACGTCTGTGCTGACGAGGAGTTTCCGTCTCCGTTTTCGGAGGGTTTTCGGTAAGGTTTCTTAAATACAAAATGGTGAATTATTTTCCATCAAATTACCTACATTTGTGCACAACTTGCCGATGATCTTTGCGACTTTACGTGCGTGTGTGAAAATACGTAAGCAATTAGAAGCAAGTTTGGTGGCAGTGGATTTGAAGAGCCCCGTACCCTTAGTGGCTAAGGCCCTGTATAGATGAAACGATGTCAAACATTTACAAACACATAATATTATAGCGGGTTGGTACACACAGATATCTCATGTCTCATATATCTAAAAGACGACAATCAAGTTCCATACGATACACGGAACTTTAACTAAAAGTGGCACTACCTTAATCAGTTATTCCGTTCACCTGAATGTTGTCATGTGCTTTATATAAATTATGTGAAAACTTGAGCAGAATAAAAAGAAGTAGTATATCATGATAAACTTTTCCTTTTGCAAAGTTTACCGTCCCCTCTTCTTTCGCTATAATTtctgtttgtgtttgtgtgtgtacgTGCTCTTTGTACGTAATTGACTACAAACCTCTGGAACCTTCCTTTTTCTTCATCCATTTATTCGTTGATCTATATATTAATCCATCACTCCATTCATTTATTCTTCTATTCATGCTCTCATTTCTTTCTTACGtcattctctctctctatctgtcGTAGATCGCTCCAACAATGGCAGACAGTTCAGACAGTGAAGATGACCAAGCACCTGGCTTAACACCACTCGATTGCTCAGTATGCTGTCTCAAGCATACCGATCCCAAGGTGTTGCCTTGTGGACATAGCTTTTGCAAATCATGCATTGAAAAGCTAATTCAAGCAACTCCAGCCTCTTGTCCCGTCTGTCGTGCACAAATAATGGCACCTTCCTCGGACTCGCTACCCACCAACTTCACCCTTAAAGCCCTCATTGTGGAGGAAGAGAAAGATTATTCAGACATAAATAACAAGTCCAGACGACTGTTTGGTGATTGTTCTGCACACATGAAAACTTGCGACCAGTTCTGTAGGACGTGTGAACGACAGATATGCGAAGACTGCGTAAAAGACCAACACGCAGAGTCTGAGGAGCACGACATTGCACCGGTAGGAGCAATAGTCACACAGCAAAGAGAGGTCCTTGATGCCACCATGGCGGAGCTTCTTACAGTTACCGAACAACTAGCAGAAATTACCAACTTCACGTCTACAGTCGAAAAGAATTGCGAAGATCAGTTTCAAGATTTAATGAACGAAATAACTGACGCTGTGAACACGATTACACGAGAGACGAACGAAGAAGAGACAACTCTGAAACAAGCTGTACAACAAGAACGAAAGGGTGTCCGTCAATCGATCGCTCCAATGAAAAGCCTGCATTCCGAGATCGCTTTGCTGACAAATTACACCACAGATATCTGCATGTCCTTTCAGAAGGACCTTCAGGAGGCTAATGTTTCCAAATTGAATGGGTTCAAAACTGTTACACAAAAGAAagagaacattttcaaaaatcttGCTCATCTTCAGGCCCTGAAGAACGCCTTTACTGCTCGTGATCTACAGTTTCGATCCCAGTCGAAGTCATGTGTTGGTAAGCTGATTAGCTCTGGGTCGACTTTTTCAACgtacatgaaaacatttaaattacCTGATGATGGGGACTCATGTGGAATTATATGGCCACATACACATTGGTTGATATCTGTTTCTTGCCATGTATCTAGTAATCACAATTTCGTTCAGTTATACAACTTTAACTTCTTACAAGATAATTGGGCAGTTGAAAAAGGTATTGACGAAGAATGGTTGACGATTACACCAAATTTATGTTCTGATCGGCGTAACATGCTATCGTTAGCTTCTGGACAGATTCACAAGTTTACTCTTCCAACCTCAGACAAGGCGAAAGATGGCATTACATTGGTTGCTACTGCTTACAACC contains the following coding sequences:
- the LOC139965509 gene encoding uncharacterized protein, with the translated sequence MADSSDSEDDQAPGLTPLDCSVCCLKHTDPKVLPCGHSFCKSCIEKLIQATPASCPVCRAQIMAPSSDSLPTNFTLKALIVEEEKDYSDINNKSRRLFGDCSAHMKTCDQFCRTCERQICEDCVKDQHAESEEHDIAPVGAIVTQQREVLDATMAELLTVTEQLAEITNFTSTVEKNCEDQFQDLMNEITDAVNTITRETNEEETTLKQAVQQERKGVRQSIAPMKSLHSEIALLTNYTTDICMSFQKDLQEANVSKLNGFKTVTQKKENIFKNLAHLQALKNAFTARDLQFRSQSKSCVGKLISSGSTFSTYMKTFKLPDDGDSCGIIWPHTHWLISVSCHVSSNHNFVQLYNFNFLQDNWAVEKGIDEEWLTITPNLCSDRRNMLSLASGQIHKFTLPTSDKAKDGITLVATAYNLPEIIGISWDEQRKGCYALLGDGKTILHLEIENSKAPREVMQLTERVTLKSYTHILHVRMDGSMAVCDHGNRVIQFYPSLNGVGLSKKVKEPTNYAETAVPWSVCTRNEDTLWYVLWVYCSCSEKLAKVFVYDASFELVGELLKVQIKNQVSPKVPGFNFSLSQAQQQEKRKVRPHTPPSPTDPSTTEASFCFQGEYIAVKLENKIYVYHIG